The DNA window AAGCCGTTGTCGTCTTGCCATTGGTGCCGGTAATTGCCCCCACCAACAATTGTTTGGCCGGATCGCCACTTACCACCCGAGCCAGTTCCCCCATCGCAAAACGCGAGTCCCGCACATGCACCCATGGAGTGGAACCTTCTGCTGGAGGTGCCGTCTCTGCCACAATCGCCGAAGCACCCGCCTTCAAAGCCTTTTCAATAAAATCATGCCCGTCCACCTTCTCACCACGCAACGCCACGAATACCGCGCCAGGACCAGCCTTGCGGGAATCATAAATCACCGAGGTAATCTCGGTATCCAGTATGCCACTGGCCACCGGTCTATCGAGCACCGCTATCAAATCACGTAACTTCATGGTGTATCTGTATCTCCTTTTACCAAACTGCGCCCTGAAAGCGGACCCCGATGGGCCACCGCCATGGCATGCAAACTTTGCTGCATCAACTGCGAAAAAATCGGTGCGGCAAGCCTGCCCCCGGCAAGGTCTTCAGCATCCCCCTTGGGATCGTCCACGACAATGATTGCACAAAGCTGTGGATTGTCCGCTGGCGCAAAACCGGCAAACGAAACGCAATAGTGTCCCGGTTCATATCCTGGACGTCCGTCATCCCGACGACGCTGCGAAGTCCCCGTCTTCCCTGCCACGGCAAAACCTTCCACGGCTGCACGTTTGCCGGTGCCCTTTTTCGAATTCACCACCTCTTCCATCGCCCGACGCATCACCGCTGCCGCCTTTTCCGAACATACCCTATTCACCACTTCCGGTTGTAGTTGCTGAACGACTTTGCCGTCTTCATCCCTCACCTCACGCACCATCTGCGGTTTCATCAACGTTCCACCGTTTGCAATCGCACCTACCGCCATCACCATCTGCAACGGCGTCACCGTCACCGCATGACCAATCGCCATGCGCGAGAAGGTCAGTGAATCCCAATTTCGCCGACTCTGCACCAACCCACTCACCTCCCCCGTCAAACCAATGCCCGTCTTCTTCCCAAAGCCGAACCGCTGCGTGTAATCCAAAAAGCTTTCCTCGCCCAACTTGCGCGCCATCAAGTAAGCCGCGCGATTGCTCGATTGAGCGAACGCCTCTGCCGTCGTCACCTCGCCATGCACATGATCCCGCAACTTCGCCGCCTTCAATGCCGGTGAATTCGGATCAATGTTCAAGCTCTCTTCCATGTAAGTCAGCTTGCGATCAAACGCGCCAGTAAAGCCAACGATTTTGAACACCGATCCCGGCTCATACTCCGCGCCCACCGCAAGGTTCAGCATCGTGCCCTCCATCGTGTCACGCTGAAAGTGCGGACGATTCGCCATCGCCAAAATCGCGCCGGTATGGGGATCTGCAATCACCGCCACAATGCGTTTTGGAGAATGCCGCAACACCGCCTCCTCCAACACTTCCTCCACGATGTCTTGAAGATGCATGTCAATGGTCAGCCACACTTCATGACCATGCTTCGGAAGCTTGGTCTCGCCACGAAATGCCGTGATTTCACGACCGCGGCGATCACGCTCAATCCATTGAAACCCATCTTCTCCCTTGAGTGTTTTGTGCATCACCGCCTCCACCCCTTCACGCCCCACCTGCGCATCGATCCCGCTCACCGCCGAGCCCGATTGCTGGGTCGCGCTGTTATAATTCACATATCCAAGCACATGCGTCAGCCGCTCCGCACAAGGATAAAAACGCTTCACCGTTGGCCGCAACGAAACTGCCACCATGCCATTCTCCTCCAACAACGATTGCCATTTTTTGGCATCCTCCTCCGTCAATCCCTTCAACAAAGCGAACTCCGTCGCCTTTTCGCCAGAAAGCAATTTTTCCATTTCCACCATGCGTGACCCAAGATTGCCCTCATGCCCATACATCCCGCTCGCCAGCACGACTGCGACATGACGCCGATACTCTTCCAAGATTTGTTCACGGGTCATGCTCTTGCTCACCTCCCGCACCGACCTCTTCTGCAACCTTGCCAGTCGCGCCCGCACATCGTTAAAGTCACGCATCATCAACGTGCTTACCCACAAATCATGCACCAGCTTGTCATGCGCCAGCAACTCGCCTCCACTGTCACGAATCGCCCCACGCATCGAAGGCAACACCCGCTTCAGCTTCAACATGCCCTCCGACCTCGCCGCCCATTTTTCGTGTTCCACCACCTGCACCTGATGCAGCCGCCAGCCAATCGTTACAAACCCGGCCAGCAACAACACCAGCAAAACGATCATGCGTTTGCGCATGTCGCCACATTTTTCGGTGCTGGTGTCTTCAGGTGGCTTCATACGCGTTGGTCAAGGTGAAGCCCCATCATGGGTTTCTACACGCACAATATTTTCCGGCAAAATCGACTTCAACATCGTGCGGTTTTGGATCAACCGATCCGTCAAATTTTTGCGTGTCAGTGACTCCTCAATTTTCATGTCCAGACTACGCATTTTTTCCTCCAGCGACCTCATCTCCTGTTCCACAGCCGTCTGCTGACGTCCAATTGCATGGGTTTTGTTCCGCACCAAAATGTGCGTCAACCCCACTCCACCGATCATCACCACCAGCAGCAAAATCAAAATTCCTAACGCCGAACGCGGATGTCTCGCCGGTGCCGGTGCCGGAGATTTGTAGGCGCGAATTTCAGAATACTTCATGAGCCGATCCTTTCCGCCACACGAAGCCGCGCACTGCGCGACCTCGCATTGATCTTCACCTCATCCTCCGCCGCCTCCAATGGCTTGCGGGTCAACACTTTCAAACAATACTCGGGATTCCGACGCGGCTCCGGCCATTCAGGTCGATCCAGCCATTCCATCGCATAACGGAGAAACGCCCTCTTCACGATCCGGTCCTCAAGGGAATGAAACGAGATCACCGCCAGTTTCCCGCCCGGTTTCAGCCAATCCGGAGCCTCAGCCAGAAACTGCTCCAACGCCCCCAGCTCATCGTTCACTGCAATGCGCAGCGCCTGAAAAGACAGGGTCGCCGGATGCGTCTTGCCATGTCTTGGCAAGACCGAAGACAAAAACGATGCCAAATCACCCGTCGTCTCAAAAGGCTTCTCATCACGACGTTTCACCAACGCACGCGCCACACGCCGCGAATCACGCATCTCCCCATACTCCCACAAAATCCGCGCCAACTCCACCTCAGCCTCTTCATTGACCCAGTCCGCCGCACTCCGACCTTCCAATGGGTTCATGCGCATGTCTAACGGCCCATCCTGCATGAACGAAAACCCACGGGCCGCTTCATCCAATTGATGCGACGACACCCCCAAATCCACCAACATGCCATCCACCTTGTCAACGCCCGCCTCCGTCAGCACTCGGGCAAAATCGCGAAAATTCGCCTGCACCGCAGTAAAAGCCTCGCCAAATCCACTCAACCGCTGCCGCGCAAAAGCCAGCGCCTCCGCATCCTGATCCAGCGCAATCACCCGTGCGCCACTTTTGAGCATAAGCTCCGAATGCCCGCCGCCGCCCAGTGTCCCGTCCAAAAACACCATGCCTTTCGTCGGCGAAAGCTTCTCAATCACCTCACGCGGCAATACCGGCACATGATAATCCCTGCCCGCTTCAGTCAGCGGATCAGAACCTGAATCCACCGACGCAAAACGCTCCCGTGACCGCAACCCATCCCGAGTCATCCGCGCAACCTCCTCCCACGCGCCACCCAATACTGGGAGCAGCCCGGCAAAAGCCATGGGAGTTGTGGCAATGGACGACATAAAAAAGAACAAAACCGCGTCGGCAACCCACGCGCTCGATTAACAAGTCTTAACTATCAGGAGTTTCCACATTTGGCAATCGCGGAAAATACCAATTTTGTCAAAGGTGAGCCGGGCGACGAACGTCTTTGGAGGGCCAAGCTAGCGCACTTTCGGAAGTTCGGCTCCAAAAAGTCCCGCGACCAGCGTATTCTTTCATCGCCATGCGCCGCCTTCTCCTCGCCATCGTCCCCATCTTGCTGACTCCCAGCGTTCTCCTCTTCGGCGAACCCTCCTCCCCCCGCTGGCATTTCATCACCAACGAACACCTCAGAGTCGGCGTCGATCTCAACGCCGGTGCCTGCATCGGATGGATCTCGACCACCGCCGAACCCGACAAAAACCTTTTGAACACCTACGACCGCGGCCGCTACCTCCAGCAAAGCTACTACGGCGATCCCGACGGCTCCGACTGGAATGGCAAACCCTGGCGCTACAATCCCGTGCAAGGCGGCGACTGGCGCAACCAGCCCTCCGAAATTCTCAAATTCGAACCCCTCTCCCCCAACTCGCTTCAAGTCAAAACCCAGCCGCGACATTGGGCCACCGGGAAAAAACTCGAAGACGTCGTCCTCAGCCAGACAGTCACCCTGAAGGACGATCTCCTCCACGTGCAATTCGAAATCGACACCACCTCGGCAATCACCCACAAACCTTATCATCAGGAACTTCCCGCATTGTTCGTCCAACCCGAATACGACACCCTCCTTCACGCCGAAAAAACCGACGCGCCTCTCACCCGCACCCAACCGGGTCAGGCCAACACCTACATCGCCCTCCCCGAACGCTGGGTCGCTTGGACCAATCCCCATGGCCATGCCATCGCCATCCTTTCGCCAAAAAGCGATCAAGCCACCTGTTACCGCGCCCCGATCGTTCCCGGCACCCAAGCCGGATGCTCCTACGTTGCCCCCATCGCAACGCTTCCCATCACCCCGAACTTCACCTTCCAATACGAGATCTGGCTGGGAGTCGGCAAAGTGGATTCCCTGCGCGCAAAATTCCGGCTCCTCATGCAAAAGACACCGGCTCAACGGTGACTTCCCGCAAGCACATCCTGCTCCTTCAATTCCGGCTCATACGGCTCCAACGCCATGGGTTCATCATGATCCAGAAACTGCGCACACAGCCCCATCATCGCCTCCCGCGTAGTCACCCTGCGCATCGCA is part of the Phragmitibacter flavus genome and encodes:
- the rsmH gene encoding 16S rRNA (cytosine(1402)-N(4))-methyltransferase RsmH, which translates into the protein MSSIATTPMAFAGLLPVLGGAWEEVARMTRDGLRSRERFASVDSGSDPLTEAGRDYHVPVLPREVIEKLSPTKGMVFLDGTLGGGGHSELMLKSGARVIALDQDAEALAFARQRLSGFGEAFTAVQANFRDFARVLTEAGVDKVDGMLVDLGVSSHQLDEAARGFSFMQDGPLDMRMNPLEGRSAADWVNEEAEVELARILWEYGEMRDSRRVARALVKRRDEKPFETTGDLASFLSSVLPRHGKTHPATLSFQALRIAVNDELGALEQFLAEAPDWLKPGGKLAVISFHSLEDRIVKRAFLRYAMEWLDRPEWPEPRRNPEYCLKVLTRKPLEAAEDEVKINARSRSARLRVAERIGS
- a CDS encoding peptidoglycan D,D-transpeptidase FtsI family protein, which produces MKPPEDTSTEKCGDMRKRMIVLLVLLLAGFVTIGWRLHQVQVVEHEKWAARSEGMLKLKRVLPSMRGAIRDSGGELLAHDKLVHDLWVSTLMMRDFNDVRARLARLQKRSVREVSKSMTREQILEEYRRHVAVVLASGMYGHEGNLGSRMVEMEKLLSGEKATEFALLKGLTEEDAKKWQSLLEENGMVAVSLRPTVKRFYPCAERLTHVLGYVNYNSATQQSGSAVSGIDAQVGREGVEAVMHKTLKGEDGFQWIERDRRGREITAFRGETKLPKHGHEVWLTIDMHLQDIVEEVLEEAVLRHSPKRIVAVIADPHTGAILAMANRPHFQRDTMEGTMLNLAVGAEYEPGSVFKIVGFTGAFDRKLTYMEESLNIDPNSPALKAAKLRDHVHGEVTTAEAFAQSSNRAAYLMARKLGEESFLDYTQRFGFGKKTGIGLTGEVSGLVQSRRNWDSLTFSRMAIGHAVTVTPLQMVMAVGAIANGGTLMKPQMVREVRDEDGKVVQQLQPEVVNRVCSEKAAAVMRRAMEEVVNSKKGTGKRAAVEGFAVAGKTGTSQRRRDDGRPGYEPGHYCVSFAGFAPADNPQLCAIIVVDDPKGDAEDLAGGRLAAPIFSQLMQQSLHAMAVAHRGPLSGRSLVKGDTDTP